The following proteins are encoded in a genomic region of Fervidobacterium pennivorans DSM 9078:
- a CDS encoding rhomboid family intramembrane serine protease, translating into MFRFLDKIASRRQLYMYIIMIDSIILLAFYVVQTFFVSEPYAYLLFGAQYGPLVDQGEWWRIVTAMFMHGGFLHLAFNMYALYILGSYAEGIYGTYRFLSYFILTGIAGNIATHFFYHDSLSVGASGAIFGLVGALFAAGFRKDTPFFLKPITGSALLPMIILNVALGFIPGSGINNAAHIGGLLSGMLLGYAVPVYSSYRAERFWKIVAILFLVLVGVSFGMLIYSDVMMFH; encoded by the coding sequence ATGTTCAGATTTCTTGATAAAATAGCTTCACGAAGGCAATTGTACATGTACATCATAATGATAGATTCCATAATCTTGCTTGCGTTTTACGTTGTTCAAACGTTTTTCGTAAGTGAGCCCTATGCTTATCTCTTGTTCGGTGCACAATACGGTCCGCTTGTTGACCAAGGTGAGTGGTGGAGAATCGTAACTGCAATGTTCATGCATGGTGGTTTTTTGCACTTAGCGTTCAATATGTATGCTCTTTACATACTTGGTAGCTATGCGGAGGGGATTTACGGTACATACCGTTTCCTCTCCTATTTTATTTTAACCGGTATAGCCGGTAATATAGCTACACACTTTTTCTACCATGATTCACTATCAGTAGGTGCAAGCGGTGCCATCTTTGGATTGGTTGGAGCACTCTTTGCAGCTGGTTTTAGAAAAGATACGCCTTTCTTTTTGAAACCGATAACGGGGAGTGCTCTGCTACCGATGATAATATTGAATGTCGCACTTGGATTTATTCCAGGTTCTGGCATAAACAACGCGGCACATATAGGTGGGTTACTATCAGGTATGCTCCTTGGATACGCAGTTCCTGTTTACTCATCGTATCGTGCTGAGAGATTTTGGAAAATAGTAGCGATTTTGTTTTTAGTGCTCGTTGGAGTAAGTTTTGGAATGCTGATATACTCTGATGTAATGATGTTTCATTAA
- a CDS encoding YbaB/EbfC family nucleoid-associated protein: MKKLKSFGGRNLGGGGGAPGIPKNFAELQRLQMKMEEELKNLEESFAQEQVEVEVGGGALKIVATCDRQIRDIVYDKELLDDLEMFNDMLKTAMSEVWQKVESIREEKTNEIIAKYNPLA, from the coding sequence ATGAAAAAGTTGAAGAGTTTTGGTGGAAGAAACCTTGGTGGTGGCGGTGGTGCACCGGGAATTCCAAAGAACTTTGCGGAACTTCAGAGGCTACAAATGAAGATGGAGGAAGAACTCAAAAACTTGGAAGAATCATTCGCTCAAGAACAGGTAGAGGTTGAAGTTGGCGGTGGTGCACTCAAAATCGTGGCAACGTGTGACAGGCAAATACGGGACATCGTATACGATAAGGAGTTATTAGATGATTTGGAAATGTTCAACGATATGCTCAAAACGGCTATGAGCGAGGTATGGCAAAAAGTTGAAAGTATAAGGGAAGAAAAAACAAACGAGATAATTGCGAAATACAATCCATTGGCTTAA
- a CDS encoding FAD:protein FMN transferase produces MQQPDPKEIMILNRIVVFSVIVLFIIIAAIYLLFVSGKTGQYSDFEDYIFGTYVRIRISSKVNPSTISKAIFNEMKRLEKKFDPYIESSIIYKLNHSEDWVEVDDETLSVIDLALKIARDTEGAFDPALGRLIQLWGFSKFTEREATGTFTVPSASEIAEAVSNSGYQKIAIDYINKKIKTNGAWIDLGGILKGYALKRAYQIAKEFDKSCHGFVETGGQIMILGPKYNKTHWVIGVRDPRGQPGENITIVYLSEGSIATSGDYERFFIVDNVRYHHILDPRTGYPANKAISATVIAGDPVIADAFSTAAFVLGEDRWLFTRTVFPKYGAEVLLVTPKKQLLRTDNFRIYEMSDR; encoded by the coding sequence GTGCAGCAACCAGATCCTAAAGAAATCATGATACTCAACAGAATCGTGGTTTTTTCAGTTATTGTTCTTTTCATAATTATCGCAGCTATTTACCTGCTCTTTGTTTCTGGAAAAACGGGTCAGTATTCAGATTTTGAAGATTACATATTTGGAACTTACGTTCGTATCAGAATTTCTTCAAAGGTCAATCCTTCGACCATTTCCAAGGCAATATTTAACGAAATGAAACGATTAGAAAAGAAATTTGATCCATACATTGAGTCATCTATCATATACAAGCTGAACCACTCAGAAGATTGGGTTGAAGTTGATGATGAAACATTATCGGTGATAGATTTGGCACTTAAGATTGCGCGTGATACGGAAGGTGCGTTTGACCCTGCATTAGGACGACTCATCCAGCTATGGGGATTCAGCAAGTTTACAGAAAGAGAGGCAACAGGAACATTCACAGTTCCTAGTGCCAGTGAAATAGCGGAAGCAGTTTCGAACTCCGGTTATCAAAAAATAGCAATTGACTATATTAACAAGAAAATTAAAACGAACGGTGCATGGATAGACCTTGGCGGTATATTAAAAGGATACGCGCTGAAACGTGCTTACCAGATAGCTAAGGAATTCGATAAATCGTGTCATGGATTTGTGGAAACGGGTGGGCAGATAATGATTCTTGGTCCAAAATACAACAAAACACATTGGGTTATAGGTGTCAGAGACCCACGAGGACAGCCAGGGGAAAATATAACAATAGTCTACCTAAGTGAAGGTTCCATAGCCACAAGTGGCGATTACGAGAGGTTCTTTATCGTTGATAACGTTAGGTACCACCATATACTGGACCCAAGAACAGGTTATCCTGCAAATAAAGCAATCAGTGCAACCGTGATAGCTGGTGACCCTGTTATTGCCGATGCGTTTTCAACCGCAGCGTTTGTGCTTGGAGAAGATAGGTGGTTATTTACGCGAACCGTATTCCCAAAATACGGTGCTGAGGTTCTTTTAGTTACTCCGAAAAAGCAGTTGCTCAGAACAGATAACTTCAGAATATACGAGATGTCGGACAGATAA
- the amrS gene encoding AmmeMemoRadiSam system radical SAM enzyme has protein sequence MSTHEYDSVPEFMKLKEAMFYEQLGNNMVKCDLCPHKCVIKENSFGVCRVRKNINGKLYSLNYGEVSSIALDPIEKKPLFHFYPGSLIISVGTWGCNFRCQFCQNWEISQQRPPYVKKITPEDLVDIATEYIHEGNIGIAYTYSEPIVWYEFVYETAKLAKAKNLKNVLVTNGYINDRPLEELIPFIDAMNIDLKGFNNDFYQKVCGGRYEYVLRTIEKAHNAGVHVEVTTLIVTGGNDNFDELEEEFKALAKISSDIPLHLSRYHPAYRYGEPPTRVEFLIEAYKLAKKYLNYVYLGNVWDERYESTYCPKCGSLVIIRRGYNVEIVNLDEEGRCKVCSNQILKKS, from the coding sequence ATGAGCACCCACGAGTACGATAGTGTGCCTGAGTTTATGAAGCTCAAAGAAGCGATGTTTTACGAACAGCTTGGAAATAACATGGTTAAATGTGACCTGTGCCCTCATAAATGTGTAATAAAAGAAAACAGTTTTGGAGTCTGTAGAGTTAGAAAAAATATAAACGGTAAGCTTTATTCACTGAACTATGGTGAAGTCAGTTCGATAGCACTTGACCCAATAGAGAAGAAACCTCTTTTCCATTTCTACCCAGGAAGTTTGATAATATCCGTGGGCACTTGGGGTTGCAACTTTCGATGCCAATTTTGTCAAAATTGGGAGATTTCCCAACAAAGACCACCATACGTAAAAAAGATAACTCCTGAAGATTTAGTCGATATTGCAACGGAATACATACACGAAGGAAACATAGGCATTGCTTACACATACAGTGAACCGATAGTATGGTATGAGTTTGTATATGAGACGGCCAAACTGGCAAAAGCTAAAAATCTCAAGAACGTATTGGTTACAAATGGTTACATCAACGACCGGCCACTCGAAGAATTGATACCATTCATCGATGCAATGAACATAGATCTTAAAGGCTTTAACAACGATTTTTATCAAAAAGTTTGTGGCGGAAGGTATGAGTATGTGCTGAGGACTATAGAAAAAGCGCATAACGCAGGTGTTCATGTGGAGGTTACTACACTGATAGTTACAGGAGGAAACGACAATTTCGATGAACTTGAAGAAGAATTCAAGGCATTAGCAAAGATATCTAGCGATATCCCACTGCATCTTTCTCGTTATCATCCAGCATATAGATACGGTGAGCCTCCAACGAGAGTGGAATTTCTAATAGAAGCTTACAAACTTGCCAAAAAATATCTGAATTACGTATACCTGGGGAATGTCTGGGACGAGCGATACGAAAGTACATATTGTCCAAAGTGTGGAAGTCTTGTTATAATTAGAAGAGGCTATAATGTAGAGATTGTAAATTTGGATGAGGAAGGGCGGTGTAAGGTGTGCAGCAACCAGATCCTAAAGAAATCATGA
- a CDS encoding PHP domain-containing protein, which produces MTICIASPYSFEGSVIKFEELFKWCLENGFDQVVLSDTTFSGVVKFLQTATIYKVKGIVGLRVGIDTYIAKDTNDLKKMFSVYNDYGKTPELVEFLKHNFESISQPPIYYLPGQEDYFKALVEYFGKAPEGVSLVTDFKGFELKVRGEFRYDLKSTQTLHYEKSKDVLLELLENEKEYYDRLKHEIELVKKFGFEGYFYTIKRIVDLARENNIEVGPGRGSAVGSLLAYRLGITKVNPMEFGLLFERFLNEGRRDYPDIDLDVEDIQRQRLISILREEFANVYNISAFATMPEKVLNEYGPLSDYLSDIPVQRTTHAAGVIISTTPMNLPLAPGTETVEWDMKDLEKLGYVKFDILGLKTLTILKYIKEEAKRLWNFSVGSKNGELDDLYEMIPEFEKTGEGKKTYKYISVGFTDNIFQLDSFIGKQVVRDLKPSKFEELVLAISLNRPGPIKAGVTREIRQLKLKKELKFKVPQLSDTYGFPIYQEQVMKIAMDLAGLTSVQADELRKAIAKKDVSKVREIYETLTNKLVEIYGSEGKELARVILSLGEYAFNKSHAVAYAHITYLMAYFKINYPKLFYDVYLKYDTTILPTAVYNLQALGFTIRPPKVNIGSLPAQSNRKAEEKTYVMPLYVVPGISPEKAEILQNQTFNSFEEFVEKSGFSLSTIEALIKIGTFDEIFGSRRKAIQKLRSLKSGINPEVVKIGSKLFGKVIQKEEIKVEDDWERTQMEYDILKIALTPPTKIENLLAPFSLAYALQLPFGIHVAVRAGFGTDGKSVFKAHIPDGEYTLIYPNTYELGKLKIDYVLDEEPLKSEISKTTAGNGYERIVLPNGEIIQNARPLKNSFRTLFVRS; this is translated from the coding sequence ATAACTATTTGCATCGCTTCGCCTTATTCTTTTGAAGGTTCCGTGATAAAATTCGAAGAGTTATTTAAATGGTGCCTGGAGAACGGTTTTGACCAGGTTGTGCTTTCTGACACTACATTCTCTGGCGTCGTTAAGTTTTTGCAAACAGCTACGATTTACAAAGTAAAAGGTATCGTAGGACTTAGAGTTGGTATAGATACTTATATTGCCAAAGACACAAACGATTTGAAAAAGATGTTTAGTGTATACAATGACTATGGAAAGACACCGGAACTTGTGGAATTTCTCAAGCATAACTTCGAGTCCATCTCCCAGCCACCGATTTACTATCTGCCTGGTCAAGAAGATTATTTTAAGGCATTGGTAGAATATTTTGGAAAAGCTCCTGAGGGAGTTTCTTTAGTGACAGATTTCAAAGGTTTTGAACTCAAGGTTAGAGGCGAATTTAGATACGATTTGAAGAGTACTCAAACGTTACATTATGAAAAATCAAAGGATGTACTGCTCGAACTTTTGGAAAACGAGAAGGAATATTACGACAGGCTCAAACACGAAATTGAATTAGTCAAGAAATTTGGATTCGAGGGGTATTTTTACACAATTAAGCGCATAGTGGATTTGGCAAGGGAAAATAACATAGAAGTTGGACCGGGAAGGGGAAGTGCTGTTGGTAGTTTGCTCGCTTACAGGCTTGGAATTACAAAGGTAAACCCTATGGAATTCGGATTGCTATTTGAAAGGTTTTTGAACGAGGGTAGGAGAGATTATCCAGATATTGATTTAGACGTTGAAGATATACAGCGCCAAAGACTGATAAGTATTCTAAGAGAGGAATTTGCAAATGTCTACAATATAAGTGCGTTTGCAACAATGCCAGAAAAGGTATTGAATGAATATGGACCTTTATCAGATTACCTATCTGATATCCCTGTTCAAAGAACAACACATGCAGCTGGCGTTATAATTTCAACGACTCCAATGAACCTTCCTCTTGCCCCCGGCACGGAAACGGTAGAGTGGGATATGAAAGATTTAGAAAAGCTAGGATATGTGAAGTTTGACATTCTTGGTTTAAAGACATTGACCATCCTAAAGTACATAAAAGAAGAAGCAAAACGATTGTGGAATTTTTCTGTTGGTTCTAAGAATGGTGAGCTGGACGATTTATACGAAATGATACCAGAATTTGAAAAAACCGGCGAAGGTAAAAAGACATACAAGTACATATCTGTTGGTTTTACGGATAATATTTTCCAACTTGACAGTTTTATAGGTAAGCAAGTTGTTCGTGATTTAAAACCTTCAAAGTTTGAAGAGCTTGTTTTAGCAATATCACTCAACAGGCCAGGACCTATCAAAGCTGGTGTAACTAGGGAAATAAGGCAACTCAAATTGAAAAAAGAGCTGAAATTCAAAGTTCCGCAATTAAGTGACACTTACGGCTTTCCAATTTACCAAGAGCAGGTAATGAAAATTGCTATGGACTTAGCAGGATTGACAAGTGTTCAGGCAGATGAACTGAGAAAGGCGATAGCAAAAAAGGATGTAAGCAAGGTCAGAGAAATATACGAAACGCTCACAAATAAACTTGTAGAAATTTACGGCAGTGAGGGTAAAGAGCTCGCAAGAGTTATACTTAGTTTGGGAGAGTACGCGTTTAACAAATCCCACGCAGTAGCGTATGCGCACATTACGTATCTTATGGCATATTTCAAAATCAATTATCCAAAGCTTTTTTACGATGTTTATCTAAAGTACGACACAACTATTCTACCTACAGCTGTTTACAATTTACAGGCGCTCGGTTTCACTATACGTCCACCTAAGGTGAACATCGGGTCTTTACCTGCTCAAAGTAACAGAAAGGCAGAAGAAAAGACATATGTGATGCCACTCTATGTTGTTCCTGGAATTTCTCCGGAAAAGGCAGAAATTTTGCAAAATCAGACATTCAATTCATTTGAAGAATTTGTAGAGAAATCCGGGTTTTCACTTTCCACAATAGAGGCGCTAATAAAGATTGGGACATTTGACGAGATATTTGGAAGTAGAAGGAAAGCTATCCAAAAATTGCGCTCTTTGAAAAGTGGTATTAACCCAGAGGTTGTTAAGATTGGGAGCAAGCTTTTCGGAAAGGTGATACAAAAAGAAGAGATAAAGGTTGAAGATGACTGGGAACGGACTCAGATGGAGTACGATATTTTGAAGATAGCGTTGACCCCTCCAACAAAGATTGAGAATCTATTAGCCCCATTCTCTCTTGCCTATGCTTTGCAACTACCGTTCGGTATACATGTGGCAGTGAGAGCAGGTTTCGGAACCGATGGAAAGAGTGTTTTTAAGGCTCATATTCCAGATGGCGAATATACACTAATATACCCCAACACATACGAATTGGGAAAGCTAAAAATAGATTATGTACTCGACGAAGAACCTTTGAAAAGTGAGATATCCAAAACAACAGCTGGCAATGGATATGAAAGAATCGTTCTACCAAACGGTGAAATAATACAAAACGCAAGACCTCTTAAAAACTCCTTTAGGACGTTATTTGTCAGAAGTTAA
- the rpe gene encoding ribulose-phosphate 3-epimerase: protein MAIVSASILAANLAHLSEEVKRVQELIDEIHLDVMDGHFVPNLTFGFPMIEALRTFTNMPIDAHLMVTNPTELIKGFVEKGATRITVHQEVCYHLHRTVEYIKSFGAEAFVAINPATPLSTLDEILPYVDGILVMTVNPGFSGQKFIPTMMDKIKRLNDIRKERKLNFKIAVDGGVGNENAVELVRAGVDILVMGYGVFRNPRLPELRREILNASGQ, encoded by the coding sequence ATGGCTATTGTGAGTGCATCTATACTTGCAGCCAACTTAGCACACCTTAGTGAAGAGGTTAAAAGAGTGCAGGAGCTGATAGACGAGATACACCTTGACGTCATGGATGGGCACTTTGTTCCGAATTTAACTTTTGGATTTCCAATGATAGAGGCTCTTAGAACATTTACCAATATGCCCATTGATGCACACCTTATGGTTACAAATCCAACAGAACTTATCAAGGGTTTCGTCGAAAAGGGAGCTACAAGAATCACTGTCCATCAAGAGGTATGTTATCATCTGCACAGAACGGTAGAGTATATAAAGTCTTTTGGAGCGGAAGCTTTCGTTGCTATCAATCCGGCAACGCCGTTGTCCACTTTAGATGAAATACTACCATACGTGGATGGTATATTGGTAATGACAGTCAATCCAGGCTTTTCTGGACAGAAATTCATTCCAACAATGATGGATAAAATAAAAAGACTTAATGACATTAGGAAGGAAAGAAAGCTAAACTTTAAGATAGCGGTTGATGGAGGGGTAGGAAACGAAAACGCCGTAGAACTTGTTAGAGCAGGTGTTGATATTCTGGTGATGGGATACGGTGTGTTTAGAAATCCAAGGCTTCCAGAGTTGAGACGCGAAATCTTAAATGCATCTGGCCAGTGA
- a CDS encoding PhoH family protein: protein MSVRRIVVPADVAMIEVLGQYDNKARYLRRRYNVEISVVDNEIRVRGEDEKSLDIVEKVLREVINITRDGHLLDWTEFEYIVEENEKIENPREVYKKSVGKVKAKTEGQKRYLEAIEKNDIVFAIGPAGTGKTYLASAVAVDYLKSGKVQRIVLTRPAVEAGEKLGFLPGDLTEKVDPYLRPLYDALIDMLGIEKFISLREKNVIEIAPLAYMRGRTLNNAFIILDEAQNTTYEQMKMFLTRMGFGSKVIVTGDITQIDIEERSGLVVAQEILKDIEGIAFVYLTDADVVRHPLVKKIIRAYDNFERMEKQEKMEKQKTSR, encoded by the coding sequence GTGTCGGTAAGGAGAATCGTTGTACCTGCTGATGTTGCTATGATAGAAGTGCTTGGACAGTACGATAACAAGGCACGGTATCTGAGAAGGAGATACAACGTGGAAATCTCAGTTGTAGACAACGAAATCAGAGTAAGAGGAGAGGATGAAAAGTCCCTCGATATTGTCGAAAAGGTTTTAAGGGAAGTTATCAACATAACACGCGATGGTCACTTGCTTGACTGGACAGAATTTGAATACATAGTTGAAGAAAACGAAAAGATAGAAAACCCTAGAGAAGTATACAAAAAATCTGTTGGAAAGGTAAAAGCTAAAACAGAAGGCCAGAAAAGATATCTGGAAGCCATAGAGAAAAATGATATAGTCTTTGCGATAGGGCCCGCAGGCACGGGTAAGACGTATCTTGCATCGGCTGTAGCTGTAGATTATCTAAAATCAGGAAAAGTGCAAAGGATTGTCCTCACAAGGCCGGCGGTTGAAGCTGGAGAAAAACTTGGATTTCTGCCTGGCGACTTGACAGAGAAAGTAGACCCTTATCTCAGACCTTTGTACGATGCACTTATAGATATGCTTGGAATCGAAAAATTCATCTCTCTTAGGGAGAAAAACGTTATAGAAATAGCACCACTGGCATATATGCGTGGCCGAACACTGAACAACGCTTTTATAATACTTGATGAAGCACAGAATACAACATATGAACAAATGAAAATGTTTCTGACACGTATGGGTTTTGGTTCGAAAGTTATAGTTACTGGTGACATAACACAAATAGACATAGAAGAAAGGTCAGGACTAGTAGTAGCGCAAGAGATACTCAAAGACATAGAGGGTATTGCGTTTGTTTACTTAACTGATGCTGACGTTGTAAGACACCCCCTTGTTAAGAAAATCATAAGAGCATACGATAACTTTGAAAGAATGGAAAAACAAGAAAAAATGGAGAAGCAAAAAACAAGTAGATGA
- a CDS encoding HDIG domain-containing metalloprotein gives MEQQAHRSEVMLSESFMYDGIIIALIISVANNLYDLGVLDLANEFILILIIWYGIIEHFIRNSNVINFDIRYRLLFYTTLLGGAALNTIVYKTYGISYIPIIIAPMIITLLVDYEFGASAGLILSLSTAFHHHDFFMFLHLFPQVVISTYLLKNTKNRIQVAKAGLVSGIVSLLMILLQEPVRHFYFSLKDYIVIFLNPIFSSIAVVGILPYIEITTRIYSNIGLAEIATINHPLLKTLSLHAPGTYQHSLRVAELAEHAAESIGANSVLVRACALYHDIGKVRNPEFFVENLKSPEENPHNTLPPDVSKSIIMKHVTDGIEIARKNRLPIQIELAIPQHHGTRVQKYFYIKALTENQNTPIEEYRYPGPKPKSKEMGILMLADIVEATSKSLKNTSVEEIKKVIEKTIIELFEENQLDETGLTLGELRTIMDSFLGVFQSLSAHRIEYPTINKEIETIG, from the coding sequence ATGGAACAACAAGCTCATAGGTCAGAAGTAATGTTAAGCGAATCTTTCATGTACGATGGTATAATTATTGCACTCATCATAAGCGTTGCAAATAACCTCTACGACCTTGGAGTCCTTGACCTTGCAAATGAGTTTATTTTGATACTCATAATATGGTATGGCATTATTGAACATTTCATCCGGAACTCTAATGTCATCAACTTTGATATCAGGTATAGATTACTTTTCTACACAACCCTGCTTGGTGGAGCAGCCTTAAATACTATAGTTTATAAAACATACGGTATTAGCTACATACCAATTATAATTGCTCCAATGATTATTACACTCCTTGTTGACTACGAGTTCGGTGCTAGCGCTGGGTTGATTCTCTCACTTTCAACCGCTTTTCATCACCACGATTTCTTCATGTTCCTACACCTTTTCCCTCAAGTGGTTATCTCTACATACTTGCTAAAGAACACAAAGAATAGAATACAGGTCGCAAAAGCTGGTTTAGTATCGGGTATCGTTAGCTTGTTAATGATTCTTTTACAAGAACCAGTTCGACATTTTTACTTCTCTCTGAAAGACTACATAGTGATATTCTTGAACCCCATATTCTCATCTATTGCCGTTGTTGGCATTCTGCCGTATATCGAAATAACGACACGCATTTACTCCAACATTGGGCTTGCTGAAATTGCGACGATTAACCATCCTTTGCTTAAAACTCTTTCACTCCATGCGCCTGGCACCTATCAACACAGCTTACGAGTTGCTGAACTAGCCGAACATGCTGCAGAAAGCATAGGTGCTAATTCAGTACTTGTCAGAGCCTGCGCGCTTTACCATGACATTGGTAAGGTAAGAAACCCTGAGTTTTTTGTAGAGAACTTAAAGTCACCTGAGGAAAACCCGCACAATACATTACCTCCTGACGTTAGCAAGAGTATCATTATGAAGCACGTTACCGATGGTATCGAAATTGCTCGGAAAAACAGATTACCTATCCAAATAGAACTAGCAATTCCTCAACACCATGGAACAAGAGTACAGAAGTATTTCTATATAAAGGCTTTGACAGAAAACCAAAATACCCCTATAGAAGAATATCGATATCCAGGACCAAAACCAAAAAGTAAAGAAATGGGTATTCTGATGCTGGCTGATATTGTTGAGGCAACATCAAAGAGTCTTAAAAACACTTCAGTCGAAGAAATAAAAAAGGTCATAGAGAAGACTATAATAGAGCTCTTTGAAGAGAATCAGCTCGACGAAACCGGTTTAACACTGGGTGAATTAAGAACCATAATGGATAGTTTCTTGGGTGTCTTTCAAAGTCTTTCAGCGCATAGGATAGAATACCCAACGATAAATAAGGAGATAGAAACTATAGGATAA
- the ybeY gene encoding rRNA maturation RNase YbeY, with protein MVIFLEELLRFFEVPEEVEKILSPYKKKLSEIIEKEIGRVLIHFIFVDTETIAEMNRDYRGKEGPTDVLTFVYGNSHEEVENLGEKAFENTTEPYAEGYICLDIVKKNAEEYNNTFEKELLTVVVHSILHMAGYDHEYDATNAEEMFQKQEMYLRKLLSE; from the coding sequence ATGGTGATATTCTTGGAAGAGTTACTTAGGTTTTTCGAAGTACCTGAAGAAGTGGAGAAAATACTAAGTCCCTACAAAAAGAAACTTTCCGAAATCATTGAAAAAGAAATTGGAAGAGTTCTTATACATTTTATTTTCGTTGATACCGAAACAATTGCAGAGATGAACAGGGATTACCGAGGAAAGGAAGGACCAACCGACGTACTAACATTTGTTTATGGAAACTCCCACGAAGAAGTTGAAAATCTGGGGGAGAAAGCATTTGAAAACACAACTGAGCCGTACGCTGAAGGATACATATGCTTAGATATCGTTAAGAAAAATGCCGAGGAATACAACAATACATTTGAAAAAGAACTCTTGACGGTGGTTGTTCACTCTATTTTACACATGGCTGGTTACGACCACGAATATGATGCAACAAATGCTGAGGAAATGTTTCAAAAACAAGAGATGTACCTTAGAAAATTGCTTAGTGAATAA
- a CDS encoding MBL fold metallo-hydrolase, whose product MVKKVTENVYLIEHEEAANNVIIIGKKGVVLIDTSLFPEKAKSIAKFVRDFTMKNISLVFNTHYHPDHTLGNVAFDVPILAHELTRKKMEQFDASYFESLGIEYTEPKLPNVLFQDQFEYEDGLKILFIYGPGHTPDSSYVYIPSESVLITGDTVVNDIHPEIVPDSNLNVWLKTLDNMPQAKYVIPGHGDYGSYDSVKKMRDYIDKVRRLINGELNPYELETDPNFVERKHAEMLEWGIKNLTIE is encoded by the coding sequence GTGGTAAAAAAAGTTACTGAAAATGTATATTTAATCGAGCATGAGGAAGCAGCAAATAACGTAATAATCATTGGAAAGAAAGGTGTTGTGTTGATTGACACGTCGCTTTTCCCAGAAAAAGCAAAGAGTATTGCAAAATTCGTTCGGGACTTTACGATGAAAAATATAAGTCTTGTTTTTAACACACATTACCATCCAGACCATACACTTGGGAACGTTGCTTTTGACGTTCCTATTTTAGCACACGAGCTTACAAGGAAAAAGATGGAGCAATTTGACGCTTCGTATTTTGAAAGTTTGGGCATTGAGTACACTGAGCCAAAACTACCAAATGTGCTCTTTCAAGACCAGTTCGAATACGAAGATGGCTTAAAGATACTCTTTATCTATGGACCTGGACATACCCCAGACTCATCCTATGTATATATTCCCAGTGAATCGGTCTTAATTACAGGTGATACTGTGGTTAATGATATACACCCAGAGATAGTTCCTGACAGCAATTTGAACGTATGGTTGAAGACGTTAGATAACATGCCACAGGCAAAGTACGTGATTCCGGGTCATGGTGATTATGGTTCTTATGATAGCGTGAAAAAAATGAGAGATTATATCGATAAAGTAAGAAGGCTTATAAACGGTGAACTCAATCCATATGAGCTCGAAACCGACCCGAATTTTGTCGAACGAAAACATGCAGAAATGCTCGAGTGGGGCATCAAAAACCTTACCATTGAATAG